The Sphaerisporangium siamense genome includes the window CGGCCGTCGTCGGACGCGATGGCGGGCGAGGGGGTGCCGGCGACGCCCGCCGTGCCGCGCAGCGCGGCCAGGGCGCGGGTCGCCGCGGCGGTCTGCTCCGGGGTGACGGCGCCGCGGTCGGCGGTCCACACCACGATGAGCGGCTGCGTCTCACCCTCGCGGAACCGTTCCTGGACGTGCAGGACGCGTGTCGACTCCGCGCTCTGAGGCAGGAAGGCGGCCTGGTCGTTGGTGGACACCTCGGTGAGCTTGCCGGCGAACGGTCCGAGCCCGCCGCCGACGGCCAGCCAGACCAGCACCAACAGGGCGGGGACGAGCAGGCGGACAGATCGCCGTGCCATGAGAGACGCCTTTCGGTCACCCTATGTAACTCAATGATTGAGATACTCAATGATTGAGTTAATGTAGCATGGCCGCATGGACGGCGACAGCGGGGAGGGCATCGATCTGCTGTCCTTCGCCGTGCGCCTGCGCCGCATGACCGGCGAGCTCAACCGCATCGCGCACGACTTCGCCCACGAGCACGGCCTGCACACCACCGACGTCCAGGCCCTCATCAAGATCTTCGACGCGCCGTCGCCGATCACCCCGAGCCGGCTGCGCGAGGAACTGAACCTCACCTCCGGCGCCGTCACCGCGTGCCTCGACCGGCTGGAGCGCGCCGGGCACATCCGCCGTGTCCGCGACGTGCACGACCGCCGCGTCGTCCACCTGCACTACCTCGACACGGCGAAGGAGTTCGCCGCGGCCTTCTTCCGCCCGCTCGGCCAGAGCACCGACAACGCCCTGCGGCGCTTCACCCCCGACCAGCTCCGCACCGTCGCCGCCTTCCTCGACACCATGAACGACGAACTCGACGCCCTCCGCGCCTCGTCGCGTTCCTCCTGACCCTCCCTTCGGCGCGGTCGTCCGGCACGGTTGCGCCCTTTTTCCGTTCACCCTCCGATGGCAGGGCTCACACGGGCGCGCCGTCGCCGAACCGGCGGGTCGCCACCAGGGCGGCCAGGTCGGGCGCCAGGCGGAGCTCCGCCGCGTCGAGGCCGGGATGGCGGAGCCAGTGCGTCCGGGCCCGGTCGACCACGCCGTCATGGCGGGGCGGCCAGTGCCGGGCGGGGGTCAGGTCGTCGACGACCAGCGTTCCTCCCAGGGTGAGCAGCCGGTGCGGATCGGCGGGCCGCTCACCGTTCTTGCCCTGGCCGCCGCCGTCCAGGACGAGCAGGTCGTACGGCCCGTGCCGATAGATCTCGCGCCAGTCGCCATGGATCACCGAGACCTGTGGACGGCCGCGGAACACCCGCGCGGCCAGCGCCGCACGGTGCGCGTCCCGCTCGACGCTCACCAACCGCGTCCCCGGGCGGGCGCCCGAGACCAGCCAGGCCAGCCCCACACCACACCCGGTCCCGGTCTCCCCGACAGCCTCCGCGCCCGCCGCCAGCGCGTACAGCAACCGTCCCTGCTCGGGCCGGCAGGAGAACCCGAACCCGGCCTCCCTGGCCACCTCGACGGCCTGCCGCACCAGGGGCGGCACCTCTGTCAGATCGGCGTACGCCGCGGTCCCGTCATCGGACATGCCGTCAGGGTAGGGCGGTCGCCGGGGATTTCGTCGGGGCGAGGCGGAGGGTGGTCGTGTGGGAGGCGCCGTGGTGGGTGTTCAGGCCGGTGAAGGTGAGGGTCAGGGGCGGGCCGAGGGTGGCGGAGGTCAGGGCGGGGGTGGTGCGGA containing:
- a CDS encoding MarR family winged helix-turn-helix transcriptional regulator, yielding MDGDSGEGIDLLSFAVRLRRMTGELNRIAHDFAHEHGLHTTDVQALIKIFDAPSPITPSRLREELNLTSGAVTACLDRLERAGHIRRVRDVHDRRVVHLHYLDTAKEFAAAFFRPLGQSTDNALRRFTPDQLRTVAAFLDTMNDELDALRASSRSS
- a CDS encoding O-methyltransferase; translation: MSDDGTAAYADLTEVPPLVRQAVEVAREAGFGFSCRPEQGRLLYALAAGAEAVGETGTGCGVGLAWLVSGARPGTRLVSVERDAHRAALAARVFRGRPQVSVIHGDWREIYRHGPYDLLVLDGGGQGKNGERPADPHRLLTLGGTLVVDDLTPARHWPPRHDGVVDRARTHWLRHPGLDAAELRLAPDLAALVATRRFGDGAPV